The Streptococcus sp. 29896 genome includes a region encoding these proteins:
- a CDS encoding phosphocarrier protein HPr, whose protein sequence is MASKDFHIVAETGIHARPATLLVQTASKFASDITLNYKDKSVNLKSIMGVMSLGVGQGADVTITAEGADADDAIAAITETMDKEGLA, encoded by the coding sequence ATGGCTTCAAAAGATTTCCACATTGTGGCAGAAACTGGTATTCACGCTCGTCCAGCAACTTTGCTTGTTCAAACAGCTAGCAAATTCGCTTCAGACATCACTTTGAACTACAAAGACAAGTCTGTAAACCTTAAGTCTATCATGGGTGTTATGAGTCTTGGTGTTGGCCAAGGTGCTGACGTAACAATCACTGCTGAAGGTGCTGATGCTGACGACGCAATCGCAGCAATCACTGAAACAATGGACAAAGAAGGATTGGCATAA
- the ptsP gene encoding phosphoenolpyruvate--protein phosphotransferase: protein MTGMLKGIAASDGVAVAKAYLLVQPDLSFETVTVEDTNAEEARLDAALEASQNELSLIRENAVASLGEEAAAVFDAHLMVLADPEMVGQIKETIRAKKTNAETGLKEVTDMFIAIFEGMDDNPYMQERAADIRDVTKRVLANLLGVRLPNPSAINEESIVIAHDLTPSDTAQLNKQFVKAFVTNIGGRTSHSAIMARTLEIAAVLGTNNITEIVKDGDVLAVNGITGDVVINPSEEVIAEFKAAGEAYAKQKAEWALLKDAQTVTADGKHFELAANIGTPKDVEGVNDNGAEAVGLYRTEFLYMDSQDFPTEDEQYEAYKAVLEGMNGKPVVVRTMDIGGDKELPYFDLPHEMNPFLGFRALRISISETGNQMFRTQLRALLRSSVHGKLRIMFPMVALLTEFRAAKAILEEEKANLLAEGVAVADDIQVGIMIEIPAAAMLADQFAKEVDFFSIGTNDLIQYTMAADRMNEQVSYLYQPYNPSILRLINNVIKAAHAEGKWAGMCGEMAGDQQAVPLLVGMGLDEFSMSATSVLRTRSLMKKLDTAKMEEYAHRALTECATAEEVLELQKEYVDFD, encoded by the coding sequence ATGACAGGAATGCTTAAAGGAATTGCAGCATCTGACGGTGTTGCCGTTGCTAAGGCATATCTACTCGTTCAGCCAGATTTGTCATTTGAAACTGTTACAGTTGAAGATACAAATGCAGAAGAAGCTCGTTTGGATGCAGCTCTTGAAGCATCACAAAACGAGCTTTCTCTTATTCGTGAGAACGCAGTAGCAAGCCTTGGTGAAGAAGCCGCAGCTGTATTTGATGCGCATTTGATGGTTCTTGCTGACCCAGAAATGGTTGGTCAGATCAAAGAAACAATCCGTGCCAAGAAAACAAATGCAGAAACTGGTTTGAAAGAAGTAACGGATATGTTTATCGCTATCTTTGAAGGTATGGATGACAACCCATACATGCAAGAGCGTGCGGCAGACATTCGCGACGTAACCAAGCGTGTCTTGGCTAACCTTCTTGGTGTTCGCCTTCCAAACCCATCTGCTATCAACGAAGAGTCAATCGTTATTGCGCATGACTTGACACCTTCAGATACGGCACAGTTGAATAAACAGTTTGTAAAAGCCTTTGTAACCAACATCGGCGGACGTACAAGCCACTCAGCTATCATGGCTCGTACACTTGAAATTGCTGCTGTTTTGGGTACAAATAACATTACTGAAATCGTTAAAGACGGTGATGTATTGGCTGTTAACGGTATCACAGGTGATGTAGTGATTAACCCTTCTGAAGAAGTGATTGCAGAATTTAAAGCAGCTGGTGAAGCCTATGCTAAACAAAAAGCTGAATGGGCACTTTTGAAAGATGCTCAAACAGTTACAGCTGACGGCAAACACTTTGAATTGGCAGCAAACATCGGTACACCAAAAGACGTTGAAGGTGTAAACGATAACGGTGCTGAAGCAGTTGGTCTTTACCGTACAGAATTCTTGTACATGGATTCGCAAGACTTCCCGACTGAAGATGAGCAATACGAAGCTTACAAGGCTGTTCTTGAAGGCATGAATGGCAAGCCAGTTGTGGTTCGTACAATGGATATCGGTGGTGATAAGGAGCTTCCTTACTTCGATCTCCCACACGAAATGAACCCATTCCTTGGTTTCCGTGCCCTTCGTATCTCTATCTCTGAGACTGGTAACCAAATGTTCCGTACTCAGTTGCGTGCCCTTCTTCGTTCATCTGTACATGGTAAACTTCGTATCATGTTCCCAATGGTTGCCTTGTTGACTGAATTCCGTGCAGCAAAAGCAATCCTTGAAGAAGAAAAAGCAAACTTGTTGGCTGAAGGTGTAGCAGTTGCAGATGATATCCAAGTTGGTATCATGATTGAAATCCCTGCAGCAGCAATGCTTGCAGACCAATTTGCAAAAGAAGTTGACTTCTTCTCAATTGGTACAAACGACCTCATCCAGTACACTATGGCAGCAGACCGTATGAACGAACAAGTTTCATACCTCTACCAACCATACAACCCATCAATCCTTCGCTTGATCAACAACGTTATCAAGGCTGCACATGCAGAAGGCAAATGGGCTGGTATGTGTGGTGAGATGGCTGGTGACCAACAAGCTGTTCCACTTCTTGTCGGAATGGGCTTGGATGAGTTCTCTATGAGTGCAACGTCTGTACTTCGTACACGTAGCCTTATGAAGAAACTTGATACAGCTAAGATGGAAGAATATGCTCACCGTGCCTTGACAGAATGTGCTACGGCAGAAGAAGTTCTTGAACTTCAAAAAGAGTATGTTGATTTCGACTAA
- a CDS encoding MFS transporter: protein MKKLFNNKLFLSSYLADVISNFGDTLYYLALMNYVLFLPDTKFALAMITVSETLPILSGLFMGIWADRTKNKLDTILATLVVRFGLYALVGLLMGFTPALWIVAVVCMVNFLSDLAGQYENGLYMPLSLRVVAAEEREIAMAFKNTVGGILMIVFRSSGAILIGYMSYQHLAFFNAGTFLVSLVIMVGLRPAFAKLLKENPIQEVEQTETEAGLIKGIGQSLKESYQAIQNIPVLKTSILTIAGINTVGSAVPPLVILAMKEFSDFMIVNSGITLALVFNLFSVGYILGSSLGMAFFKHVSLSNLLKFCTGLSVLLFIGFYLHNIYIVMAVILLNTMTAGIINPKLYALIMNELPEDKLATINAGMGTIFNIGMLAGQALVALMVTLLSVTSISLIFLLLSVGLLGYTVIKPKKSSFKFRKKQYEIRLPRL, encoded by the coding sequence ATGAAAAAGCTGTTCAACAATAAATTGTTCTTATCAAGCTATCTGGCAGATGTTATTTCCAACTTTGGAGATACGCTCTACTATCTAGCTCTGATGAACTATGTCCTGTTTCTACCAGATACCAAGTTTGCTCTGGCTATGATTACGGTTTCTGAAACTCTGCCAATCTTGTCGGGACTTTTTATGGGAATCTGGGCTGATCGGACAAAAAACAAATTGGATACCATTCTAGCTACCTTAGTTGTCCGTTTCGGTTTATATGCACTTGTTGGCTTACTAATGGGATTTACACCAGCTCTCTGGATTGTCGCAGTCGTTTGTATGGTGAATTTCCTATCTGACTTGGCTGGCCAATATGAAAATGGTCTTTATATGCCACTTAGCCTGCGGGTTGTAGCGGCAGAAGAACGTGAAATAGCCATGGCTTTTAAGAACACCGTGGGCGGCATCTTGATGATTGTCTTTCGATCTAGCGGTGCCATTCTCATCGGTTATATGTCTTACCAGCATCTTGCCTTTTTCAATGCTGGGACTTTCTTGGTCAGCCTTGTGATTATGGTAGGTTTGCGTCCAGCTTTTGCCAAGTTGTTGAAAGAAAATCCTATCCAAGAAGTTGAACAAACCGAAACAGAAGCAGGACTTATCAAAGGAATCGGTCAGAGCCTCAAAGAATCTTATCAAGCCATTCAAAACATCCCTGTACTAAAGACTTCTATTCTGACCATTGCGGGTATCAATACGGTTGGCAGTGCCGTACCTCCCTTGGTTATCCTGGCTATGAAGGAGTTTTCAGACTTCATGATTGTCAATTCTGGCATAACTCTTGCCTTGGTCTTTAATCTCTTTTCTGTCGGCTACATCCTTGGCTCTAGTTTAGGCATGGCTTTCTTCAAACATGTCAGCTTATCCAACCTGCTCAAATTTTGTACAGGTTTGTCGGTTCTCCTATTTATTGGTTTCTATCTTCATAATATTTACATTGTAATGGCCGTTATTTTACTCAATACCATGACGGCTGGTATTATCAATCCAAAATTGTATGCCTTGATAATGAATGAACTACCAGAGGATAAACTGGCGACTATCAATGCAGGAATGGGGACCATATTTAATATTGGGATGCTTGCAGGTCAAGCCTTGGTAGCTCTGATGGTGACACTTTTGTCTGTCACAAGCATCTCCCTTATCTTCCTCTTGCTTTCTGTGGGACTCTTGGGCTATACTGTTATTAAACCAAAAAAGAGTTCGTTCAAGTTTAGAAAGAAGCAATATGAAATTAGATTACCGAGATTATAG
- a CDS encoding ArsR/SmtB family transcription factor, whose translation MKLDYRDYRSEIVEKFFIPLIVTEREEPIEADLSQKEKDILKDALENRDEIEEKLADFRQEVNEVFVWGHIFNILHSLYFYLLNDGQDPKTVEEACQLILKLSQEEVEETMRTMLASENEGHREKDLSLMELLENTGKKPADKWYWSLAIRNPLETVERSVHLLDKMLPIYQPYFEQARAEREEFAQEFDIEKLYRDSKQLSMTGLDTLGVETAQFFVLSPWNYWFAYYGNEEFDYMKVALLASCRIDQIMLSNDELDLDDLTTALKVISDSTRYQVLVELTKPHAKSKDIAERLAITGAAVSFHTQKLINGDLLLFNTKDSDVKYSVNRDLLQQVIDKLKEDFDL comes from the coding sequence ATGAAATTAGATTACCGAGATTATAGAAGCGAGATTGTTGAAAAGTTCTTTATTCCTTTAATTGTCACGGAACGTGAGGAACCGATTGAGGCGGATTTGTCACAGAAAGAAAAAGACATTCTCAAAGATGCTTTGGAAAATCGAGATGAAATAGAGGAAAAACTGGCCGATTTTCGTCAGGAAGTTAACGAGGTCTTTGTTTGGGGTCATATCTTTAACATTTTGCATAGTCTTTATTTCTATCTCTTGAATGATGGGCAGGATCCAAAGACAGTCGAGGAAGCTTGTCAGTTGATTTTAAAGCTGTCTCAAGAAGAAGTAGAAGAGACTATGCGGACCATGTTGGCATCAGAAAATGAAGGTCATCGCGAGAAGGACCTCAGCCTCATGGAACTCTTGGAGAATACGGGCAAAAAACCAGCTGATAAATGGTACTGGTCGCTGGCAATCCGCAATCCACTAGAAACTGTTGAGCGGTCTGTCCATCTCTTGGATAAGATGCTTCCAATCTATCAACCCTATTTTGAGCAGGCAAGAGCGGAGCGGGAAGAATTTGCTCAGGAATTTGACATTGAAAAACTGTATCGAGACTCCAAACAGTTGTCCATGACTGGCTTGGATACTTTAGGAGTGGAAACTGCCCAATTCTTCGTTCTCAGTCCTTGGAATTATTGGTTTGCTTATTATGGCAACGAAGAATTTGACTATATGAAAGTCGCTCTTTTAGCTTCCTGTCGAATTGACCAGATTATGCTCTCAAATGACGAGCTGGATCTGGATGATTTGACAACGGCTCTTAAAGTCATCAGCGATAGTACGCGTTATCAGGTCTTGGTGGAGCTGACCAAGCCCCATGCCAAGAGCAAGGATATTGCAGAACGTCTGGCTATTACAGGGGCAGCAGTGTCCTTTCACACCCAGAAACTGATCAACGGTGACCTCCTTCTCTTTAATACCAAAGACAGCGATGTCAAATACAGTGTCAATCGGGATTTACTTCAACAGGTGATTGATAAGTTGAAAGAGGATTTTGATTTGTAA
- the icd gene encoding NADP-dependent isocitrate dehydrogenase gives MVGKLTIRDGKREVPNHLTIPFIEGDGIGKDIWFAAQKVIDKAVDKAYDGRRSIEWKEVLAGEKAVQTCGLSLPDETLATIKEYLIAIKGPLGTPVGKGHRSLNVALRQELDLYACVRPIRYFDGVPSPLKEPEKTKVTIFRENTEDIYAGIEWQAGTDEVAKVLSFLKEEMGVEKIRFPETSSIGVKPISEQGSKRLVRAAIDYALENSLQTVTLVHKGNIQKFTEGGFCKWGYELAQAEYPVQLASGDLIVNDIIADNFLQQILLAPEKFQVVALTNLNGDYASDALAAQVGGIGIAPGANINYQTGHAIFEATHGTAPDIAGKNRANPSSLLLSAVMLLEYIGWKEAADEIVRALECAFSSKVFTIDLAQPSQVKAKTTSEFVDYLIEAIEFLD, from the coding sequence ATGGTTGGAAAGTTAACGATTAGAGACGGAAAAAGAGAGGTGCCTAATCACCTCACCATTCCTTTCATTGAAGGGGATGGGATAGGAAAAGACATCTGGTTCGCAGCACAAAAAGTGATCGATAAGGCAGTTGACAAGGCCTATGATGGACGGAGATCGATTGAATGGAAAGAAGTTTTGGCTGGTGAAAAAGCTGTTCAAACTTGTGGGCTGTCGCTGCCTGATGAAACACTTGCGACGATTAAGGAGTATTTGATTGCCATAAAAGGTCCCTTGGGAACACCAGTGGGAAAAGGTCACCGTTCGTTGAATGTTGCCTTGCGGCAAGAGTTGGATCTCTATGCATGTGTGAGGCCGATTCGATATTTTGATGGGGTTCCTAGTCCATTAAAAGAGCCTGAAAAAACTAAGGTGACCATTTTTAGGGAAAATACTGAGGACATCTACGCAGGAATTGAGTGGCAGGCTGGCACAGATGAAGTGGCAAAGGTTCTTTCTTTTTTAAAAGAAGAAATGGGAGTCGAGAAGATTCGATTTCCTGAAACCTCTAGTATAGGAGTAAAACCGATCTCTGAACAAGGTAGTAAACGGTTGGTCCGTGCAGCGATTGATTATGCCTTGGAAAACAGTCTACAGACGGTTACTCTGGTACACAAGGGCAATATTCAAAAATTTACTGAAGGTGGTTTTTGTAAATGGGGCTATGAATTGGCCCAGGCTGAATATCCAGTGCAACTAGCTAGCGGAGACTTGATCGTCAATGATATTATCGCCGACAATTTCTTGCAACAGATACTCCTTGCTCCTGAAAAATTTCAAGTTGTTGCTTTGACCAACTTAAACGGAGACTATGCAAGTGATGCACTAGCTGCACAAGTGGGTGGAATTGGCATTGCTCCAGGTGCCAATATCAACTATCAAACTGGCCATGCTATTTTTGAAGCAACTCATGGAACGGCACCAGATATTGCTGGAAAAAATAGAGCCAATCCTTCTTCTTTATTACTGTCTGCGGTTATGCTGTTGGAATATATCGGTTGGAAAGAAGCAGCAGATGAAATTGTGCGGGCGCTTGAATGTGCATTTTCAAGTAAAGTCTTTACGATTGACCTGGCTCAACCTTCTCAGGTGAAGGCAAAAACCACATCCGAATTTGTAGATTATTTAATTGAAGCGATTGAGTTTCTTGATTAA
- a CDS encoding acyltransferase family protein, producing MHNKPKPFNTSLLSLIQFIGAILVIALHCRRLFEADQLHFIQKSIFSRMVVPYFMVTASFFLRRNYPSLSKQYLIRYSKQYLTWSALYLPFYLFYLTLQEIPFPYYPLALLVGLTYTGPSYQLWYMPAFLLGLVLVHFSLEKWGWRITACLACLLYLLGSVETYSSYLAESVVLTAFDSYKTFFFTSRNGLFYAPIFVLTGFYLADKLNQPIFQYRQKTKLLVCTALLAFEATVIYLNQGYDKNFLFSLIPFTAYLVAWTLTTDLFRQKKFQFLKEYASYYYFIHVIPVEISFFFLETSALTKIQQGWLVFLITIITCQLLSWLIINTQ from the coding sequence ATGCACAATAAACCAAAACCATTCAATACCTCACTACTCTCCCTCATCCAGTTCATCGGAGCTATTTTAGTTATCGCCCTCCATTGCCGCAGGTTATTTGAAGCAGACCAGCTCCACTTCATCCAAAAATCCATCTTTAGTCGCATGGTCGTCCCCTACTTCATGGTCACCGCCAGCTTCTTCCTCCGACGCAACTACCCCAGTCTCTCCAAACAATACCTGATCCGCTACAGCAAACAATACCTGACTTGGTCCGCCCTCTACCTGCCCTTCTACCTCTTCTACCTAACTCTTCAAGAAATCCCCTTCCCCTACTACCCACTCGCACTCCTAGTCGGACTGACCTACACCGGCCCCAGCTACCAACTCTGGTACATGCCCGCCTTCTTGCTTGGCCTTGTCCTCGTTCATTTTTCCTTGGAGAAATGGGGCTGGCGCATCACAGCTTGTCTAGCCTGCCTCCTCTATCTCCTAGGCTCAGTCGAAACCTACTCCTCCTACCTGGCAGAATCGGTTGTCCTGACCGCATTTGACAGCTACAAAACCTTCTTTTTCACCAGCCGCAACGGCCTCTTCTACGCACCGATTTTTGTCCTGACAGGCTTTTATCTAGCCGACAAACTCAATCAACCCATTTTCCAATACAGACAAAAGACCAAACTACTTGTCTGCACAGCCCTTTTAGCTTTTGAAGCCACTGTCATCTATCTCAATCAGGGCTACGACAAGAACTTTCTATTTAGCCTGATTCCATTCACAGCCTATCTAGTCGCCTGGACCCTAACCACAGACCTCTTCCGTCAGAAAAAATTCCAATTTCTCAAAGAATACGCCAGCTATTATTATTTTATCCATGTTATCCCAGTCGAAATCAGCTTTTTCTTCCTAGAAACTAGTGCCCTGACCAAAATACAGCAAGGTTGGTTAGTCTTCCTTATCACCATCATCACTTGCCAACTGCTCAGCTGGTTAATCATTAATACTCAATGA
- the rnc gene encoding ribonuclease III, whose translation MQTLQEKLVAEFGIDFSDLALLETAFTHTSYANEHRLLKISHNERLEFLGDAVLQLIISKYLYQKYPDYPEGEMSKLRSTFVREESLAGFSRACGFDRYIRLGKGEEKSGGRNRDTILGDAFEAFLGALLLDKGEKTVEAFLYQVMIPQLEVGNFERVTDYKTALQEILQVNGEIAISYRVVSESGPAHDKVFEVEVSVDERAIGRGKGRSKKLAEQAAAKNAVEARG comes from the coding sequence ATGCAAACCTTACAAGAAAAATTAGTAGCAGAGTTTGGGATTGATTTTAGTGATTTGGCCTTGTTAGAAACTGCCTTCACCCATACTTCTTACGCTAATGAGCACCGCCTTCTAAAAATTTCACACAACGAACGCTTGGAATTTTTAGGAGACGCTGTTCTGCAATTGATTATTTCCAAGTATCTATATCAGAAATACCCAGATTATCCAGAAGGGGAAATGTCAAAACTTCGTTCAACATTTGTTCGGGAGGAGTCCTTAGCTGGCTTTTCTCGTGCCTGCGGTTTTGATCGTTATATTAGACTGGGCAAAGGTGAGGAAAAATCTGGCGGCCGCAATCGGGATACCATTCTAGGAGATGCTTTCGAGGCTTTCTTGGGGGCTCTGCTATTGGACAAGGGAGAAAAGACTGTGGAGGCCTTTCTGTATCAGGTCATGATTCCGCAGTTAGAGGTAGGCAATTTTGAACGTGTAACGGACTACAAGACGGCCTTGCAGGAAATTTTGCAGGTCAACGGGGAAATCGCCATTAGTTATCGAGTAGTTTCAGAATCAGGTCCTGCCCATGACAAGGTCTTCGAGGTAGAAGTGTCGGTAGATGAACGGGCGATTGGTCGTGGTAAAGGGCGATCTAAGAAATTAGCGGAACAGGCTGCTGCCAAAAATGCGGTGGAGGCCAGAGGGTAA
- a CDS encoding DUF1846 domain-containing protein — MKQIAFDSNKYLNLQRDHILERIAQFEGKLYMEFGGKMLEDFHAARVLPGYEPDNKIKLLQELKDQVEIVIAINASNIEHSKARGDLGISYDQEVFRLIDTFNDIDIYVGSVVITQYRNQPAADAFRKQLEKHGIKSYLHYPIKGYPSDIDHIISPEGMGKNDYIETSRNLVVVTAPGPGSGKLATCISQLYHDQLHGVTSGYAKFETFPVWNLPLHHPVNLAYEAATADLDDLNMIDPFHLQTYGKTAVNYNRDIEVFPVLNRTFERILNKSPYASPTDMGVNMVGYSIVDEEAAIEASKQEIIRRYYQTLVDFKAERVSEQAVKKIELLMNEVGVTPADRKVVIAAREKAELTASPALAIQLPNGEMVTGKTSDLLKPTATVLLNAIKQIANIDDETLLIEPNYIRPIQELKADYLDKTNTRLDASEILNALAITAQDSPLAASAMKELGQLNGSEAHSTVILSDEDKSVLRKLGINLTFDPIYQHNKFYQKN; from the coding sequence ATGAAGCAGATTGCATTTGATTCAAATAAGTATTTGAACCTACAACGTGATCATATTTTAGAGCGTATTGCCCAGTTTGAAGGCAAGCTCTATATGGAATTTGGCGGAAAAATGTTAGAAGATTTCCACGCAGCCCGTGTTTTACCAGGCTATGAACCAGATAATAAAATCAAACTCCTCCAAGAGTTGAAAGACCAAGTAGAAATTGTCATCGCCATCAATGCCAGCAATATCGAACATTCTAAGGCACGTGGCGACTTGGGTATCTCTTATGACCAAGAAGTCTTCCGTTTGATTGATACTTTCAATGATATTGATATTTATGTTGGTTCTGTCGTCATTACCCAATACCGCAACCAACCAGCCGCGGATGCCTTCCGCAAGCAGTTGGAAAAACATGGTATCAAGTCCTATCTCCACTACCCAATCAAGGGTTATCCTTCTGATATCGACCACATCATCTCACCAGAAGGTATGGGCAAAAATGACTACATCGAAACTAGTCGCAATCTCGTCGTTGTCACCGCACCTGGACCTGGTTCAGGTAAATTGGCGACTTGTATCTCCCAACTTTACCACGACCAACTGCACGGCGTAACATCAGGCTATGCTAAGTTTGAAACCTTCCCAGTGTGGAACTTACCACTCCACCATCCCGTTAACTTGGCCTATGAAGCAGCAACTGCCGACCTGGACGACCTCAACATGATTGACCCCTTCCACCTGCAAACTTACGGCAAAACTGCGGTCAACTACAACCGTGACATCGAGGTCTTCCCTGTCCTCAACCGTACCTTTGAACGTATTTTGAACAAATCACCATACGCCTCACCTACGGACATGGGTGTCAACATGGTGGGCTACTCCATCGTGGACGAGGAAGCGGCTATCGAAGCATCCAAGCAAGAAATCATCCGTCGCTACTACCAGACCTTGGTTGATTTCAAGGCAGAGCGGGTCAGCGAGCAAGCAGTTAAAAAGATTGAACTCCTCATGAATGAAGTCGGCGTGACACCAGCCGATCGTAAGGTCGTTATCGCTGCGCGCGAAAAAGCAGAGCTGACAGCCAGCCCTGCCCTAGCTATTCAGTTGCCAAATGGAGAGATGGTAACAGGTAAGACATCCGACCTCCTCAAACCAACTGCAACTGTTCTTCTCAATGCTATCAAGCAAATCGCTAACATCGATGATGAAACACTTCTTATCGAACCAAACTACATCCGCCCAATCCAAGAATTGAAGGCAGATTATCTGGATAAGACCAATACACGACTCGATGCAAGTGAGATTCTCAACGCCCTTGCCATTACTGCACAAGACAGCCCTCTTGCTGCAAGTGCCATGAAAGAATTGGGGCAATTAAATGGTAGCGAGGCCCATTCGACTGTTATCCTATCCGATGAAGATAAGAGCGTCCTCCGTAAATTAGGAATCAATCTTACCTTTGACCCTATCTACCAACACAACAAGTTTTATCAGAAAAACTAG
- a CDS encoding citrate synthase: MTESQGLKDTIACQTRISTIEEDRLSYVGYDIAELMENNASFEEVIYLLWNLHLPTQIELNYFEKSLRSEYAISDAVEQCILIQSRRHLHPMSVLRSTVSLLGVYNVHAEENSLEALYEQSIQIMAKVPTIIATFARLRRGLVPIEPRSDLGFAANFLYMLNGEEPTDLQVRVFNKALVLHADHELNASTFAARVTASTLTDLYSCITTAISTLKGSLHGGANERVFDMLLAIRESGDTEGYLQKKLDSKEKIMGFGHRVYKTVDPRQEFLKEMARDVTLGTDDEAFYRLSEEVENFIKHKKGLIPNVDFYSATLYKALGIDSDIFTLIFAMSRMAGWIAHVQEQRKNNKLIRPRSSYIGSRDLEYIPIGKR; encoded by the coding sequence ATGACAGAAAGCCAGGGATTAAAAGATACGATTGCTTGTCAGACACGAATCAGTACGATAGAAGAGGATCGACTTTCGTATGTTGGCTATGACATTGCTGAGTTGATGGAAAACAATGCTTCCTTTGAAGAGGTTATCTACCTACTCTGGAATCTACATCTGCCAACTCAGATTGAATTGAATTATTTTGAAAAAAGCTTGAGATCAGAGTATGCGATTTCCGATGCAGTTGAGCAATGCATACTGATTCAGTCACGAAGACACTTGCATCCGATGAGTGTCTTGCGTTCGACAGTCTCCTTGTTAGGAGTATATAATGTGCATGCGGAGGAAAATTCGCTTGAAGCCTTGTATGAGCAATCGATTCAAATCATGGCAAAAGTTCCGACGATTATCGCGACTTTTGCTCGTTTGAGAAGGGGATTGGTTCCGATTGAGCCTCGATCAGATTTGGGATTTGCAGCGAATTTTCTTTATATGTTGAATGGCGAGGAGCCAACGGATTTGCAGGTAAGGGTATTTAACAAGGCCTTAGTCTTGCATGCTGACCATGAACTCAATGCCTCAACCTTTGCGGCACGGGTGACAGCCTCGACTTTGACGGACCTTTATTCTTGTATTACAACGGCGATTAGTACCTTGAAAGGATCGCTACATGGCGGAGCAAATGAAAGGGTCTTTGACATGCTGTTAGCCATCCGAGAGAGTGGAGATACCGAAGGATATCTGCAGAAAAAATTAGATTCCAAGGAGAAAATCATGGGTTTTGGCCATCGGGTATATAAGACTGTTGATCCTCGTCAGGAATTTTTAAAAGAGATGGCGCGTGATGTCACGCTTGGGACTGATGATGAAGCCTTTTATCGCTTGTCTGAAGAAGTAGAAAATTTCATCAAACACAAAAAAGGCTTGATTCCCAATGTTGATTTTTATTCGGCAACACTTTATAAGGCGCTAGGAATTGATAGTGATATTTTTACCCTGATTTTTGCCATGAGTCGTATGGCGGGCTGGATTGCCCATGTGCAAGAACAGCGTAAGAACAACAAGTTGATTCGTCCGCGTTCTTCTTATATTGGAAGTCGTGATTTAGAGTATATCCCTATTGGAAAGAGGTAG